The Paenibacillus sp. RUD330 genome has a segment encoding these proteins:
- a CDS encoding 3-hydroxyacyl-CoA dehydrogenase, protein MNFNVIMVAGSGVLGSQIAFQAAFKGFRVTVYDINDEALAKAKERISKLKANYKEDLRATSEQVDQAYDRLSFSSDLSQAAADADLVIEAIPEVVRIKTEFYEKLGQAAPEKTVFATNSSTLLPSQFAQATGRPAQFLALHFANEIWKNNTAEIMKHPGTDPAVFDQVVAFAKAIGMVALPLHKEQPGYILNSLLVPLLDAAQMLLVKEVADVETIDKTWMVATGAPLGPFAILDVVGINTAYNIGLSKAQATGSELHRKAADLMKSEYIDKGKLGRATGEGFYKYPNPSFADPEFLKS, encoded by the coding sequence ATGAACTTCAATGTGATTATGGTGGCAGGCAGCGGCGTCCTGGGCAGCCAGATCGCTTTTCAGGCGGCATTCAAAGGTTTCCGGGTCACGGTATACGACATCAATGACGAAGCCTTGGCCAAAGCGAAGGAACGAATCTCGAAGCTGAAAGCCAACTACAAGGAGGATCTCCGGGCGACAAGCGAGCAGGTGGACCAGGCTTACGACCGGCTTTCCTTCAGCAGCGACCTTAGCCAGGCGGCAGCCGATGCCGACCTCGTCATCGAAGCCATTCCCGAGGTCGTCCGGATCAAGACGGAATTCTATGAGAAGCTGGGCCAAGCGGCGCCGGAGAAGACCGTCTTCGCCACGAATTCCTCTACGCTGCTGCCCAGCCAGTTCGCCCAAGCGACGGGCCGGCCGGCGCAATTTCTTGCCCTCCATTTCGCCAACGAGATCTGGAAAAACAACACGGCCGAAATCATGAAGCATCCGGGAACCGACCCGGCCGTGTTCGATCAAGTGGTGGCATTCGCCAAGGCGATCGGGATGGTCGCCCTGCCGCTGCACAAGGAGCAGCCCGGGTATATTCTGAATTCGCTGCTCGTTCCGCTGCTGGATGCGGCGCAGATGCTTCTCGTGAAGGAAGTCGCCGATGTCGAAACGATCGACAAGACGTGGATGGTCGCGACGGGCGCTCCCCTCGGCCCGTTCGCCATCCTGGATGTCGTAGGCATCAACACCGCTTACAACATCGGCCTCTCCAAGGCGCAGGCGACCGGCAGCGAGCTGCATCGGAAGGCAGCCGACCTCATGAAGTCGGAGTATATCGACAAGGGCAAGCTGGGGCGCGCGACGGGAGAAGGATTCTACAAGTATCCGAACCCGAGCTTCGCGGATCCGGAGTTTCTGAAGAGCTGA
- a CDS encoding exosporium glycoprotein BclB-related protein, which produces MVKGTLAKSTLLLALAVSLVSAPAVSAAGGITLNVNDMKVKYEVAPILVNSTVLVAMKDINQALGADVAWDSKTQTVTAAKDGVTVTLVVGTKKATVRNGSSTEQVALDAPAQIKEGRVLLPIRLFAAAFGAQIGWDPKSQTVELVFAKGDAGATGAKGDAGAPGAKGDTGATGAKGDAGAPGAKGDAGATGAKGDTGATGAKGDTGATGAKGDAGATGAKGDTGATGAKGDAGATGAKGDAGPAGAAGQQGPVGPEGAVGPQGPAGPAGPAGSISGLVAYDLAAAANYPINQLVTYSGSTYITTTASPVGIPGLSPDYTVIAAKGADGSVGSGIGTIIPFASGTPVSLTTIIGGLSGEGALLGFGSHASVQLGPIIDLTGGAGVNLNYGFLVPESGTITSISGYFSSTNALALIGSTVSITAQLYVSPNPNNQFTPVGASVPLSPPLTGIIPVGNISYGISSGLNVQVRAGSRLLLVFSATAAGLTLNNTIGGYASASVQIK; this is translated from the coding sequence GTGGTAAAAGGTACATTAGCCAAGTCGACGCTGCTGCTGGCGCTGGCCGTCAGCCTCGTCTCGGCGCCAGCCGTATCCGCGGCCGGAGGAATCACATTGAACGTAAACGACATGAAGGTGAAGTATGAAGTCGCTCCCATTCTCGTCAACAGCACGGTGCTCGTGGCGATGAAGGACATCAATCAAGCGCTGGGGGCCGATGTCGCATGGGACAGCAAGACCCAGACCGTAACCGCTGCCAAGGATGGCGTCACGGTGACTCTCGTTGTCGGGACCAAAAAAGCGACAGTCAGGAACGGCTCCTCTACGGAGCAAGTCGCGCTGGATGCCCCGGCTCAGATTAAAGAAGGCCGCGTTCTCCTCCCTATCCGCCTCTTCGCGGCAGCCTTCGGCGCGCAAATAGGCTGGGATCCGAAAAGCCAAACGGTCGAGCTCGTGTTCGCCAAAGGCGACGCGGGCGCTACCGGCGCCAAAGGCGACGCGGGCGCTCCTGGCGCCAAAGGCGACACGGGCGCTACCGGCGCCAAAGGCGACGCGGGCGCTCCTGGCGCCAAAGGCGACGCGGGCGCTACCGGCGCCAAAGGCGACACCGGCGCTACCGGCGCCAAAGGCGACACCGGCGCTACCGGCGCCAAAGGCGACGCGGGCGCTACCGGCGCCAAAGGCGACACCGGCGCTACCGGCGCCAAAGGCGACGCGGGCGCTACCGGCGCCAAAGGCGACGCGGGACCGGCAGGCGCTGCCGGCCAGCAAGGCCCGGTCGGACCGGAAGGGGCCGTCGGTCCCCAAGGCCCTGCAGGACCAGCCGGACCGGCCGGTTCCATCAGCGGTCTCGTTGCGTATGACCTCGCTGCCGCAGCGAATTATCCGATCAATCAGCTTGTCACCTATTCCGGAAGCACCTATATAACGACCACAGCCAGTCCGGTTGGAATTCCTGGCCTATCGCCCGACTATACCGTCATTGCCGCCAAAGGCGCCGATGGATCTGTCGGCAGCGGCATCGGCACGATAATTCCATTTGCTTCCGGCACCCCCGTATCGCTCACGACCATAATCGGCGGACTTTCAGGTGAAGGAGCGCTGCTCGGCTTCGGCAGCCATGCATCCGTACAACTCGGGCCCATCATTGATCTGACGGGAGGTGCGGGCGTCAATCTCAATTACGGATTCCTGGTTCCCGAATCCGGAACGATCACTTCGATCAGTGGATACTTCAGCTCGACGAATGCATTGGCTCTCATTGGAAGCACCGTGAGCATCACGGCTCAGCTCTATGTATCGCCAAACCCCAACAACCAATTCACGCCGGTCGGCGCCAGTGTGCCGCTGAGCCCTCCCCTCACGGGAATCATCCCTGTCGGCAACATATCGTATGGCATCAGCAGCGGACTGAACGTGCAGGTCAGAGCGGGCTCGCGGCTGCTTCTGGTTTTCTCGGCCACCGCGGCAGGGCTGACCTTGAACAATACGATCGGAGGGTATGCGAGCGCGAGCGTGCAAATCAAATGA
- a CDS encoding DUF5050 domain-containing protein, whose amino-acid sequence MKKAASLLLASSLCLSLTALPAQASEAAKPLPEVFGNMIVFPYDYQNKAFIRGQKTDIYGDFKLAQKKGRVLVPIRLMSYLATQADLQQGWEANWQQQKPDEVVLHSSKLKRTVKFTVNSTSMTVNGEVRVMDAAPQKVNGQIMLPLRSAAEAIGKKIDWHDGLILIGDDAVDWQDPGSLAAGGKVKEQLADSRKPINYGDSVPLGRHGNVSYYFKRLYTGSGAVEKLYRQADGQKEAAIELAGNPVFDQAKVIGQKLYYVAAVDKLAELHAYDLATGKAAAVAKLSSWKPENGWVAGIERMDGDLYIILHTGDLTVGSETLYRVDNGTLAKVADARSIIHYVKSGEALYLAESDPMAKPEDNLSRVDLKTGKKEAFGQPGYAYLMNRTSNGQGLGYSSAGSMYARDGYLYALGYKESDGADESSVYRISLGDQTLTKLTGPAASFWMDGGRIYYVEGKTGHVMSAGMDGSGAKTLVSRKAAQVQFVAGAIYYKVNPAGSDYDPGELFRYDLASGKETKLAAQPVSTYYAGPAGVYYLSGGYEPGIYRIDSNGAQVRVASDNIASAILTEEGMVYTMAYKEGIYAVK is encoded by the coding sequence ATGAAGAAAGCCGCCTCGCTTCTACTGGCGTCGAGTCTCTGCCTGAGCCTTACGGCCCTTCCGGCGCAGGCATCGGAAGCCGCCAAGCCATTGCCCGAAGTGTTCGGAAATATGATTGTCTTTCCTTATGACTATCAGAACAAAGCTTTCATCCGCGGACAGAAAACGGACATCTACGGCGATTTCAAGCTGGCGCAGAAAAAGGGGCGCGTCCTCGTGCCGATTCGCCTGATGAGCTATCTCGCGACTCAGGCGGACCTTCAGCAGGGCTGGGAAGCCAATTGGCAGCAGCAGAAGCCGGATGAGGTCGTTCTCCACAGCAGCAAGCTCAAACGAACGGTCAAGTTCACCGTAAACAGCACTTCGATGACCGTGAATGGCGAAGTCCGCGTCATGGATGCGGCGCCGCAGAAGGTGAACGGACAGATCATGCTGCCTTTGCGAAGCGCGGCGGAAGCGATCGGCAAGAAGATCGATTGGCATGACGGCCTTATTCTCATCGGAGACGATGCCGTGGATTGGCAGGATCCCGGGAGTCTCGCGGCCGGCGGCAAGGTCAAGGAGCAGCTGGCCGATTCCCGCAAGCCGATCAATTATGGCGATTCCGTCCCTCTTGGCCGGCATGGCAATGTCTCGTACTATTTCAAGCGCCTGTATACGGGCAGCGGAGCTGTCGAGAAGCTGTACCGCCAAGCGGACGGTCAAAAAGAGGCCGCCATTGAGCTGGCCGGAAATCCGGTATTCGATCAAGCGAAGGTCATCGGGCAAAAGCTGTATTATGTAGCTGCCGTTGATAAGCTGGCCGAGCTGCATGCGTATGACCTTGCAACCGGAAAAGCGGCCGCCGTTGCCAAGCTGTCTTCTTGGAAGCCGGAGAATGGCTGGGTTGCCGGCATCGAGAGGATGGATGGCGATCTGTACATCATCCTGCATACAGGAGACTTGACGGTAGGATCGGAGACGTTATACCGGGTGGATAACGGGACCCTCGCCAAAGTCGCCGACGCCCGCAGCATCATCCACTACGTCAAATCGGGAGAGGCTCTGTATTTGGCCGAATCCGATCCGATGGCCAAGCCGGAAGACAATCTGAGCCGAGTGGATCTGAAGACCGGCAAGAAGGAGGCATTCGGGCAGCCTGGATATGCCTACCTCATGAACCGGACGTCCAACGGGCAAGGTCTCGGATACTCGAGCGCCGGCAGCATGTATGCCCGGGACGGCTATCTGTATGCGCTCGGCTACAAGGAAAGCGACGGGGCGGATGAGAGCTCCGTCTACAGAATCAGCTTGGGAGATCAGACGCTGACCAAGCTGACAGGCCCGGCCGCATCATTCTGGATGGACGGAGGCCGAATATACTACGTCGAGGGCAAGACCGGTCATGTGATGTCCGCCGGGATGGACGGGAGCGGCGCCAAGACGCTGGTCAGTCGAAAGGCGGCACAGGTCCAATTCGTCGCCGGAGCCATTTATTACAAGGTCAATCCGGCCGGCAGCGACTACGACCCCGGAGAGCTGTTCCGGTACGATCTTGCCTCCGGCAAGGAAACGAAGCTGGCGGCTCAGCCCGTCAGCACGTATTATGCGGGCCCGGCCGGCGTCTACTATCTGTCCGGCGGTTACGAGCCCGGCATCTATCGGATCGATTCCAACGGAGCTCAAGTCCGGGTAGCCTCGGACAATATCGCCAGTGCTATCCTGACGGAGGAGGGCATGGTATACACGATGGCCTACAAGGAAGGGATTTATGCGGTGAAATAG
- a CDS encoding glycosyltransferase family A protein, producing the protein MAKPGVSIVACTNRPEFIPNILSNYKRQLYPNKELILIVNKDKADLKAIRRLASAHRHVRVYSVPERISLGQCLNCGISRSKHPLIAKLDHDDYYSPYYLREQVKTLVSKGSSVIGKHACLVYLEEGRQLVVRSPEEQHRFVDFIQGGTILFRRSVLKHARFDDISLGEDVRFLRKCRKRGCTVYASSPYNYVYIRRKNKSTHTWKVNDRYYLAKSLPIAVTDAYAAYAKKKA; encoded by the coding sequence GTGGCCAAACCTGGAGTATCGATCGTGGCCTGCACGAACAGGCCCGAATTCATCCCGAACATTCTGAGCAATTACAAGCGGCAGCTCTATCCGAACAAGGAATTGATCCTCATCGTCAACAAGGACAAGGCCGATCTGAAGGCGATCCGGCGCCTAGCCTCCGCTCACCGCCATGTCCGCGTCTACTCTGTGCCCGAGAGAATATCGCTCGGCCAATGCTTGAACTGCGGCATCTCGCGGTCCAAGCATCCACTGATCGCCAAGCTTGACCACGATGATTACTATTCGCCTTATTATCTTCGGGAGCAGGTCAAGACGCTTGTCTCCAAAGGAAGCTCCGTCATCGGCAAGCATGCCTGCCTCGTCTATCTGGAGGAAGGCAGGCAGCTGGTCGTCCGCTCCCCCGAGGAGCAGCATAGATTCGTCGACTTTATCCAAGGGGGCACGATCTTGTTCCGGAGGAGCGTGCTGAAGCACGCGCGCTTCGACGATATTTCCTTGGGCGAGGATGTCCGGTTTTTAAGGAAATGCAGAAAGAGAGGCTGCACCGTCTATGCATCCTCCCCCTACAATTACGTGTACATCCGCAGAAAAAACAAGAGCACCCACACCTGGAAGGTCAACGACCGGTACTATCTGGCCAAAAGCCTTCCCATTGCGGTTACCGATGCCTATGCCGCCTACGCCAAGAAAAAAGCCTGA
- a CDS encoding ATP-binding protein, which produces MKFISLLHQILKGSYSLFETLLLNFLFLLVPVVAFLIFFENKPHPYHNNILVVLSAITMILCIIKPIKLDIGFIFDLRYIPFILVALFGGHKNVFPLYIILNACRFYVGGPGMLESFLFSTGVFILIPIYSKTFLKLDSRGRVVAAAAIAFLTMGCYLATLSLILGVSDRQFRTLSWNALTTYVGVTSVIMILIEKILINFKNRERILQSERLNVVSELAASVSHEIRNPLTVTSGFLQMLQKSVTITPEEKNFVDLSLQELNRAEKIVSDYLSFAKPQSENMVFSNMIDELEYTKNVIMPYASIHEVEVKFSFSNSLQIRYDRNQIQQCLINIYKNGIEAMKETGGGILSIDVAERKQHIVISIRDTGIGMTKEEISRLGKPYYSTKAEGTGLGMLMVYSTIDKVKGVVEVESEKGVGTTFLLTIPASGR; this is translated from the coding sequence ATGAAATTTATTTCCCTGCTGCATCAAATATTGAAAGGAAGTTATTCATTGTTTGAGACCTTGCTCTTGAATTTTCTGTTTTTATTAGTTCCAGTCGTGGCTTTTTTAATCTTTTTTGAAAATAAACCCCATCCCTATCATAACAATATCCTTGTTGTTTTATCTGCCATCACGATGATTCTTTGTATCATCAAACCAATAAAGCTAGATATTGGATTTATATTTGATTTGAGATATATCCCGTTCATCCTTGTGGCTTTGTTTGGAGGCCACAAGAATGTATTCCCGCTGTATATCATCCTGAATGCATGCCGCTTCTATGTTGGAGGGCCAGGGATGCTGGAATCGTTCCTGTTCTCTACCGGGGTCTTCATCCTGATTCCTATCTACAGCAAAACGTTCTTGAAATTGGATTCCCGGGGCCGTGTTGTCGCGGCGGCCGCCATTGCCTTTCTGACGATGGGATGTTACCTCGCGACTCTGAGCCTGATTCTAGGCGTATCCGATCGGCAGTTCCGGACCCTCTCCTGGAATGCCTTGACGACTTATGTCGGAGTGACAAGCGTGATCATGATTCTGATCGAGAAGATTCTGATCAACTTCAAGAACAGGGAGCGGATTCTCCAGTCGGAACGGTTGAATGTCGTCAGCGAGCTGGCGGCAAGCGTCTCGCATGAGATCCGGAACCCGCTCACCGTAACGAGCGGATTTCTGCAAATGCTGCAGAAATCGGTGACGATCACGCCGGAAGAGAAGAATTTCGTGGACCTTTCATTGCAGGAGCTCAACCGGGCGGAGAAGATCGTCAGCGATTATCTGTCGTTCGCCAAGCCGCAGTCGGAAAACATGGTCTTCTCCAACATGATCGATGAGCTGGAATACACCAAAAATGTCATCATGCCGTATGCCTCGATCCATGAAGTTGAGGTGAAATTCAGCTTCAGCAACAGCCTCCAAATCCGGTATGACCGGAATCAGATCCAGCAATGCTTGATCAATATCTACAAAAACGGAATCGAGGCGATGAAGGAGACGGGAGGCGGCATCCTCTCCATCGATGTCGCCGAGAGGAAGCAGCATATCGTCATCAGCATCCGGGATACGGGAATCGGAATGACCAAGGAGGAGATCTCCCGCCTGGGCAAGCCGTATTATTCGACGAAGGCGGAAGGGACCGGCCTTGGCATGCTCATGGTCTACAGCACGATCGACAAGGTGAAGGGCGTCGTCGAAGTCGAGAGCGAAAAGGGCGTCGGCACGACCTTCCTGCTCACCATACCCGCGAGCGGCCGGTGA
- a CDS encoding SRPBCC family protein: MLATLTPVKDGYEARFERRLKHPAEKVWSSLTVNGKLAEWFPELRVDELREGGSIRFDMRDGTFKELEILELREHSVLEYAWGEDRVRFELYPEPGGCRLVLIETIREMTGHTPKDLAGWHVCLDVIGALLDGRTIARMEEWKLAYEDYKLLLMTL, encoded by the coding sequence ATGCTGGCGACATTAACCCCTGTAAAGGATGGATACGAAGCCCGCTTCGAGCGGCGCTTGAAGCATCCGGCCGAAAAGGTCTGGTCGTCGCTCACAGTCAACGGCAAGCTGGCGGAATGGTTCCCGGAGCTCCGGGTGGACGAGCTTCGCGAAGGCGGAAGCATCCGGTTCGACATGCGGGACGGCACGTTCAAGGAGCTTGAGATTCTCGAGCTGCGGGAGCATTCCGTCCTTGAATACGCTTGGGGCGAGGACAGGGTCCGTTTCGAGCTTTATCCGGAGCCCGGCGGATGCCGCCTCGTCTTGATCGAGACCATCCGCGAGATGACCGGCCATACACCCAAGGATCTGGCCGGCTGGCATGTCTGTCTCGATGTCATCGGCGCCTTGCTGGACGGGAGAACGATAGCCCGCATGGAGGAGTGGAAGCTGGCTTACGAGGACTACAAGCTGCTGCTGATGACCTTGTAA
- a CDS encoding metalloregulator ArsR/SmtB family transcription factor — protein MNEDKLFEVLAEPQRRKILDSLRVRERSVGELVALSSLSQPGISKHLRILREAELVSVRKEGQSHWYRLNAEPLKELDRWFEPYRRFWSDRLDALEKHLDEEDR, from the coding sequence ATGAATGAGGACAAGCTGTTTGAAGTGCTCGCCGAGCCCCAGCGCAGAAAAATTCTCGATTCCCTGCGCGTCCGGGAGCGCTCTGTCGGAGAGCTGGTTGCTTTATCGTCGCTAAGTCAGCCCGGAATCTCCAAGCATTTGCGGATATTGCGCGAAGCCGAGCTCGTCTCGGTACGAAAAGAAGGGCAAAGCCATTGGTATCGATTGAACGCAGAGCCATTGAAGGAGCTGGATCGTTGGTTCGAGCCTTATCGGCGGTTCTGGTCGGACAGGCTGGACGCTCTGGAGAAGCATTTGGACGAAGAGGACCGCTAG
- a CDS encoding arylsulfatase, protein MPEQTTKPNVVLILNDDMGYSDLGCFGGEIDTPHLDRLAAGGIRLTQFYNTARCCPSRASLLTGLHPHQSGVGLMLENLNEDAYAGSLNDRCVTIAEVLKESGYRTYMSGKWHLSASKSAPAPSWPAQRGFDEFYGTIAGACSYFQPTTLCRNNDNIEDEVAGDAGYYYTDAISEQAVRFLDRHHAEAPEQPFFLYAAYTAPHWPLHAPEATIRKYEGRFDAGWDRLRSERLERMKALGIVREDLQLSPRDEEAPAWDEASEREWELRAMEVYAAQIDRMDQGIGTIVDALERSGRLDNTLLIFLADNGGCAEQLGLDSERWLLDSLIAASHDREGGRVVFGNDKRLLPGGESTYQSYGLPWANLSNTPFRLYKHWIHEGGISTPLILHWPERVADPGGLRHSPGQLTDIMATIAEAAGAAYPDLYRGRSIPPMEGVSLLRLLDGEADRNAPMFWEHEGNAAVRIGSWKLVRRHPGPWELYDLASDRAELRDLSAAYPERAAQMAARYESWADRCGVKPREEILRLLKR, encoded by the coding sequence ATGCCTGAACAGACAACCAAGCCCAACGTCGTCCTGATTCTCAACGACGACATGGGCTACTCGGATCTCGGCTGCTTCGGCGGCGAGATCGACACCCCCCATCTGGACCGGCTGGCCGCAGGCGGCATCCGCCTGACGCAGTTCTACAACACGGCCCGCTGCTGCCCTTCGAGAGCCTCGCTCCTGACCGGGCTTCATCCCCATCAGTCGGGGGTCGGGCTTATGCTGGAGAACCTGAACGAGGACGCCTACGCAGGAAGCCTGAACGACCGGTGCGTCACGATCGCGGAGGTGCTGAAGGAGAGCGGATACCGCACGTATATGAGCGGCAAGTGGCATCTGTCGGCGAGCAAGTCGGCGCCGGCGCCGTCATGGCCTGCCCAGCGCGGATTCGACGAGTTCTACGGCACGATCGCCGGCGCCTGCAGCTACTTCCAGCCGACCACTCTTTGCCGGAACAACGATAATATCGAGGACGAAGTCGCTGGTGATGCCGGGTATTACTACACGGACGCGATCAGCGAGCAGGCCGTCCGCTTTTTGGACCGCCATCATGCGGAAGCGCCGGAGCAGCCGTTCTTCCTCTATGCCGCCTATACGGCTCCGCATTGGCCTCTCCACGCGCCGGAGGCAACGATCCGGAAGTACGAGGGCCGGTTCGATGCCGGCTGGGACAGGCTGCGCTCGGAGCGGCTGGAGAGGATGAAGGCGCTGGGCATCGTGCGGGAGGACTTGCAGCTCTCGCCGAGGGACGAGGAGGCTCCCGCCTGGGACGAAGCCTCGGAGCGGGAATGGGAGCTGCGCGCCATGGAAGTGTACGCCGCCCAGATCGACCGGATGGACCAGGGCATCGGGACGATCGTCGATGCGCTGGAGCGGAGCGGCCGGCTCGACAACACGCTGCTCATCTTCCTTGCCGACAACGGAGGCTGCGCGGAGCAGCTCGGGCTGGACAGCGAGCGCTGGCTGCTGGACAGCCTCATCGCCGCTTCCCATGACCGGGAAGGCGGCCGCGTCGTCTTCGGCAACGACAAGCGCCTGCTGCCGGGCGGGGAATCCACTTACCAGAGCTACGGCCTGCCATGGGCGAATCTGTCGAATACGCCCTTCCGCCTCTACAAGCACTGGATCCACGAAGGAGGCATCTCGACTCCGCTCATCCTCCACTGGCCGGAGCGGGTCGCCGATCCCGGCGGACTCCGGCATTCTCCGGGCCAGCTGACGGACATCATGGCCACCATCGCGGAAGCGGCGGGGGCCGCCTATCCGGACCTCTATCGGGGCCGGAGCATCCCGCCCATGGAAGGAGTCAGCCTGCTGCGCCTGCTGGACGGGGAGGCCGACAGGAACGCGCCGATGTTCTGGGAGCATGAGGGCAACGCGGCCGTCCGGATCGGCTCCTGGAAGCTCGTCCGGCGGCATCCGGGTCCGTGGGAGCTCTATGACCTGGCTTCCGACCGCGCCGAGCTGCGCGACCTGTCGGCGGCCTATCCGGAGCGGGCCGCTCAGATGGCTGCCCGATACGAGTCGTGGGCGGACCGATGCGGAGTGAAGCCCCGCGAGGAGATCCTCCGCTTGCTGAAGCGGTAG